A stretch of Fulvia fulva chromosome 4, complete sequence DNA encodes these proteins:
- a CDS encoding Kinase D-interacting substrate, whose protein sequence is MKGDQAELSAALGSSHDIEERSRSMTPLQSAAHSGHYDLLILLITGGANVNAAPSEFGCALQATISSVLYGSVPDKLGLRTGEQMSNKRAAQLEAVTFLLEHGADSNASGGEFGSPVAAAAAFGSPDIVKLLLASGASPDAPGGRLGCALQATCARGGMPVEWCVSLAQPEDYTEMLELLLQHGSQLNRVGGIYGTALEAAAFLGDMSTVSRLLEEGADVNIRAGKYGSALGAAADQGHIGVVEKLLEAGARANAGAAVHPNDDWVKWKPEPISSLFLKYGAPLPSATVPVEERNILEPESPATLALRNGHHDIARTLSTEGV, encoded by the coding sequence ATGAAAGGAGACCAAGCGGAACTATCAGCAGCTCTAGGCAGCAGTCATGACATTGAGGAGAGATCGAGATCCATGACCCCTCTTCAATCGGCTGCGCATTCTGGCCACTATGATCTTTTGATCTTGCTAATCACAGGCGGAGCAAATGTCAATGCGGCGCCTTCAGAGTTCGGGTGTGCACTTCAGGCCACGATATCGTCGGTGTTGTATGGTAGTGTCCCGGACAAACTGGGACTCAGAACGGGAGAACAGATGAGCAACAAACGAGCCGCCCAACTGGAAGCTGTGACCTTTCTTCTGGAGCATGGAGCGGATTCTAACGCCTCCGGTGGAGAGTTCGGGAGTCCAGTCGCCGCTGCAGCGGCGTTTGGTAGTCCAGACATCGTGAAGCTTCTTCTCGCAAGTGGTGCTAGTCCAGATGCTCCTGGGGGAAGACTTGGGTGTGCACTGCAGGCTACTTGCGCACGAGGCGGAATGCCTGTAGAGTGGTGCGTCAGCCTTGCTCAGCCTGAGGACTATACGGAGATGCTGGAACTTCTTCTACAGCATGGATCGCAGCTGAATCGTGTCGGCGGGATCTATGGTACTGCTTTGGAAGCGGCAGCTTTTCTTGGTGATATGAGCACAGTCTCTAGACTGCTGGAAGAAGGCGCTGATGTCAACATACGAGCTGGCAAATATGGGTCAGCATTAGGTGCCGCTGCCGATCAAGGGCATATAGGAGTGGTGGAAAAATTGTTAGAGGCTGGTGCTCGCGCGAATGCCGGCGCTGCAGTTCATCCTAACGATGACTGGGTCAAGTGGAAGCCGGAGCCCATATCGTCCTTGTTCCTGAAGTATGGAGCACCATTACCGAGCGCTACCGTTCCCGTAGAGGAGCGAAACATACTCGAGCCCGAGAGCCCAGCTACATTGGCCCTTCGGAATGGTCATCACGACATCGCGCGTACGTTGTCGACCGAGGGTGTTTAG